TCGGCGAAAGCTTTGGCCCCTGGGAAATGGGCAATGATGCCGCGATGATCGAGCTTGCGACCTCGGTCAACGTCGCCTGCGGCTTCCATGCCGGCGACGCCGATATCATGCGCAAGACCGTCGAGCTCGCGAAGGCGCGCGGCGTCAGCGTCGGCGCCCATCCCGGGTATCGCGACCTGCATGGTTTTGGCCGGCGCCCGATGCCGGGGCTGACATCCTCCGAGATCGAGAACCTGATCGCCTACCAGATCGGCGCCTTGCAGGCGATCGCAACCGCGGCCGGCCACAAGGTCACCCATGTGAAGGCACACGGCGCGATTTCCAACGTCGCCTGCGAGGACGACATGACCGCACGCGCGATCGCCAACGCGATCAAGGCGGTCGACCGCAATCTCATCTTCGTGGTGCTCGCCAATTCGAAGCTGGTGCGCGCGGGCGAAGCCGCCAATCTGCGGATGGCGCACGAAGTGTTCGCCGACCGCGCCTATGAGGACGACGGCAATCTGGTGTCGCGCAAGAAGCCCGGCGCGGTGCTGCACGATCCCAAGGCGATCGCCGAGCGCGTGGTGCGGATGGTGCAGGATGGCGCGGTCGTGTCGGTCACCGGCAAGGTGATCAAGATGCAGACCGATACCGTCTGCATCCATGGCGACACGCACGGCGCCGTCGAGATCGCGCGCGGCCTGCGCGAGGCGCTGAGCAAGGCCGGCATCACGGTCGCGCCGTTCAAGACCGCGCACTGAGCCGTGAGCGCATCGACTGAAAAGGGCCGGCCATAGCGCCGGCCCTTCAGATTCCGTTAAGAGTCTTCTTAAACCCAAACTTGCCGTTTGATTGCTAGGTGCAGCTTCCGAGCCTTTGATTGTCCTCACAGGAAATTAGGTACGAAAGCATGTTCCGCACCAGCCTCTCCCTCGCCATTGCCGCGGTTGCCACCGCCGCCTTCAGCAGCGCGGCGTCCGCCGGCTGCTACAGCTGCTATACGCCGCCGCCCCAGCCCTGCACGACCTGCTATCAGGTGCAGACCGTGCCGCCGCAGTACCGCACCGTGCAGGAAACCGTGATGGTGTCGCCGGGCCGCGTCATCGCGCATCGCACGCCGGCGCAGTATCGTACCGTGATGGTGCCGAAGACCGTGATGGTCGCGCCCGAAGGCGTCGCCTATGAGCGCATCGCGCCGCAATACGCGACGCAAGAGCGCACGCAGATGGTCTCGCCGGGCTATTCCTATTACGCGCCGGTCCAGCCGACCTGCAACACCTGCGGCGGCGGATATGGCTACGGCTACGGATATGGTCAGGGCTACGGCTACTGAGCCGTCAGCATCCAGCCAACACAAAGCCGCCGCCTGAGGCTATCAGACGGCGGCTTTTCAATTCTCTGGTTAGCTCAGAACGGGTGGACGGACAGCGTGCCGAACACGATCGCAGCGATCACCGCAAAGGCGCTGTACAGCGCTGCAGTGTGAATTCCGGTCCCGGACTTCCTTGAAATGTTTCGCGCGTAAAAGTGCAGGCGGGCTTCCGCCGATAGCTCGCGCATGGTCGATCTCCAACGCCCCATTCTCGGGCATATGGAATAGCGTTCGCGCGCGGATTCAAGCGGGCGGCAGAAATAGCGATGCCGCCACCTTCGGGAACACGGTTCCGAGAGGAATATTCCTTCCTGCGCGCGGGCCCGAGAATCTTATTCGTTGCAATTCGAGGCGCCGGGAACCGCGCCAGCCCGCAATAACCGAAAATCGCGAAAACAACCCCATGCAAAGTAGCCGGAGGTGGATCGCTGAGGCGCGGCCGCTGCGCCGCGCTCAGGGCTTCCAGCGCCCGATCTTGAACGCCGCCAGATGGCCGGGAATGTCGTTCGGATCGAAAGGCGGGCCGGCGAACGCGCCGATGGCGTTGGAGGTATCAGCCGGAAGCCCGGACGCCGCGTCGTAGAGGTCCGGCCTGAACACCGCCATGGCCGCCTTCAGCGCCTCCGGCCGGTACGGCGTCTGGCCCCAGCGGACCATCTGGGCGTAGAGCCAGGCTGCCTGCCCCGGATCGGGCCGCGCGGCGCCCTCGCGCCCGACCAACAAATAGCGACTGCTCTCGCGCATGGTGCCGTCGGGCGAGACCTTCAGCCGGCCGTCGAGCGTGCGCTGGATGACGCTGGCGTCGACGCCGAGCCGCTCCGGCTGCGCCAGGATGCGCGCGACCTCGCCCCGGTTTTCCGGCTGCTCGATGAATTCGGCGGCGCGCAGATGCGCGCGCAGCAGCGCGGCCACGACGTCGGGGTGCTTCTCCGACCAGCTCTGGCGCACCGCCAGCACCTTCTCCACCGCGCTGAGCAGGATGTCCGAGACGAAATGCAGGATATGGCCGACGCCGAGATCGACAGCGATCGAATTCCAGGGCGCACCGACGCAGAACGCGTCGACATGCCCGTTGGCGAGGCTGTCCACCATGTAGGGCGGCGGCAGCACCACGAGCTGCACGTCCTCGTCGGGATCGACTCCGCCGGCGGCCATCCAGAACCGCAATTGATAATTGTGGGTCGAGAACGGAAACGTCATGCCGAAGGTCAGCGGCTCTGCCCCGCTCTTCCGCCGTTTCGCCACCACGCGCGCGAGTGCCCGCGCGGTCGCCATCGGATCGAGCCGGTCGCCGTCGAGCTCCTCCATCAACGCGGCGTACAGCGCCGGCGAGACCGTGATGGCGTTGCCGTTGAGCCCGAGATTGAAGGGCGCCGCGATCGGCACCTTGACGTGGCCGAGCCCGAGGTGTGATGCGATCGCCACCGGCGCCAGCAAATGAGCCGCATCGAACAGGCCGATATTGAGCTTGTCGCGGACATTCGACCACGACACTTCACGCACCAGCGTGACGTCGAGACCCTCAGCCGCCGCAAAGCCCTTGTCGGCCGCAACGATCAGGGCGGCGGCGTCCACCAGCGGAATGAATCCGATGCGCAGGGATGTGGTCATTTCAACAGCTCCGACGCCGTCAGGATCGATTGCGCTATCTCGCCGATCTTCTTCTTCTCGCGCATCGCGGTCGAACGCATCAGCACGTAGGCCTCCTCCTCGGTCAGCCCCTTCACCTTCATCAGGATGCCCTTGGCGCGGTCGATCACCTTGCGCTCTTCCAGCGCATGCTTGGTGCGGTCGAGCTCGTCCTGCAGCTTGGCGAAGGCGTTGAAGCGGGAGACGCAGAGATCGAGGATCGGCTTCATCCGCTCCTTCTTGAGGCCGTCGACGATGTAGGCCGAGACGCCCGCCTCCACCGAGGCCTGGATCGAGGCGGCATCGCTCTGGTCGACGAACATCGCGATCGGCCGGCGGACCGCGCGGCTGACCTGGAACATTTGTTCCAGCACATCGCGGCTCGGGTTTTCGAGGTCGATGACGATGATCTCGGGATCGAGCGCATAGATCCGCGAGAGCAGGCTCTGCATCTCGCTGATATGGACGACGTCCGTGTAGCCGGCCTCCCGAAGTCCCTCCTCCAGGATGGCCGCTCGGATCGGGCTCTCGTCGACTATGACGATCTTGGGAGACGACTCAGCGCTCATCGACCACTCTTAAAGCCCGGTAACAACCATCCATATCACGCCGGAAGGCCCGGGAAAGGGTTGTAATTCTCGGCAATTGGGACTAGCTCCTGCCCATCAATCAGGCAGATTTGGGAAGATATGCAAGAGGCCGCCGCGCCGAAAGTGAGCTTTGTGTCCTTGGGGTGCCCCAAGGCGCTGGTCGATTCCGAGCGCATCATCACCCGGCTGCGCGCGGAGGGCTATGAGCTCGCGCGCAAGCATGACGGCGCCGACATCGTCATCGTCAACACCTGCGGCTTCCTCGACAGCGCCAAGCAGGAATCGCTGGCTGCGATCGGCGAGGCGATGGCCGAGAACGGCAAGGTCATCGTCACCGGCTGCATGGGCGCCGAGCCCGAGCAGATCGAGAGCGCCTATCCCGGCGTGCTGTCGATCACGGGACCGCAGCAATATGAGAGCGTGCTGGACGCCGTGCACCGCGCGCTGCCGCCGGCGCACAATCCGCATATCGACCTGGTGCCGCCGCAGGGCGTCAAGCTGACGCCGCGGCACTACGCTTACCTGAAGATTTCCGAGGGCTGCAACAACCGCTGCAGCTTCTGCATCATCCCGAAGCTGCGCGGCGATCTGGTGTCGCGGCCGGCCAATGACGTGCTGCGCGAGGCCGAGAGACTCGTGAAGGCCGGCGTCAAGGAATTGCTCGTCATCTCGCAGGACACCTCGGCCTATGGCGTCGACCTGAAATATGCCGAGAGCCCGTGGCAGGATCGCAGCGTGCGCGCGAAATTCTTCGACCTCGCCAAGGAGCTCGGTGAGCTCGGCGCCTGGGTGCGGCTGCAATATGTCTACCCCTACCCGCATGTCGACGAGGTCATCGGCCTGATGACCGAGGGCAAGGTGCTGCCCTATCTCGACATCCCGTTCCAGCATGCGAGCCCGGACGTGCTGCGCGCGATGAAGCGCCCGGCTGCGCAGGAGAAGACGCTGGCACGCATCCAGAAATGGCGCGAGCAATGCCCGGAGCTGACGCTGCGCTCGACCTTCATCGTCGGCTTCCCCGGCGAGAGCGATTCCGATTTCGCCTATCTGCTCGACTGGCTGGATGAAGCCGGGATCGACCGCCTCGGCTGCTTCAAATACGAGCCGGTCGCCGGCGCCGCGTCGAACACGATCGGAAATGCCGTGCCCGACGAGGTCAAGCAGGAGCGCTGGAATGCCCTGATGGCGCGGCAGCAGAAGATTTCGGCCAAGCGCCTCAAGCGCAAGGTGGGCACCCGCCAGCAGGTGATCATCGACGAGGTCGGCCCGACGGTCGCCAAGGGTCGGTCAAAGGCCGACGCGCCGGAGATCGACGGCGCCGTCTATCTCACCAGCCGCCGCCCACTCAAGGTCGGCGAGATCGTCACGGCGAAGATCGAGCGCTCCGACCAATACGACCTGCACGGCAGCGTCGCCGGATTCTAGCTCCGGCCCACCAAGACCCCCGCGGATGCCGAACGGCATCCGTCGTTGTGAACCCGGCCGCGGTCTGGGCTCACAAAGCTTAGGCGGCCATCCGGTCGCACGGAGCCTGGTCTTGCGGCAATCATGGAAGCGACTGCTGGTACGCTGCCGGTTGGCGGCGGTCGTCCTCATCCAACTCGCGCCGGCGTTCGCCGCCACGGCAGCGCTGGCGGCGCCTCAGCCATCCTCCGAAGCGACTGCAAAC
This Bradyrhizobium sp. CCBAU 53421 DNA region includes the following protein-coding sequences:
- a CDS encoding LamB/YcsF family protein; this encodes MTATIDLNCDLGESFGPWEMGNDAAMIELATSVNVACGFHAGDADIMRKTVELAKARGVSVGAHPGYRDLHGFGRRPMPGLTSSEIENLIAYQIGALQAIATAAGHKVTHVKAHGAISNVACEDDMTARAIANAIKAVDRNLIFVVLANSKLVRAGEAANLRMAHEVFADRAYEDDGNLVSRKKPGAVLHDPKAIAERVVRMVQDGAVVSVTGKVIKMQTDTVCIHGDTHGAVEIARGLREALSKAGITVAPFKTAH
- the rimO gene encoding 30S ribosomal protein S12 methylthiotransferase RimO; translated protein: MQEAAAPKVSFVSLGCPKALVDSERIITRLRAEGYELARKHDGADIVIVNTCGFLDSAKQESLAAIGEAMAENGKVIVTGCMGAEPEQIESAYPGVLSITGPQQYESVLDAVHRALPPAHNPHIDLVPPQGVKLTPRHYAYLKISEGCNNRCSFCIIPKLRGDLVSRPANDVLREAERLVKAGVKELLVISQDTSAYGVDLKYAESPWQDRSVRAKFFDLAKELGELGAWVRLQYVYPYPHVDEVIGLMTEGKVLPYLDIPFQHASPDVLRAMKRPAAQEKTLARIQKWREQCPELTLRSTFIVGFPGESDSDFAYLLDWLDEAGIDRLGCFKYEPVAGAASNTIGNAVPDEVKQERWNALMARQQKISAKRLKRKVGTRQQVIIDEVGPTVAKGRSKADAPEIDGAVYLTSRRPLKVGEIVTAKIERSDQYDLHGSVAGF
- a CDS encoding ANTAR domain-containing response regulator, giving the protein MSAESSPKIVIVDESPIRAAILEEGLREAGYTDVVHISEMQSLLSRIYALDPEIIVIDLENPSRDVLEQMFQVSRAVRRPIAMFVDQSDAASIQASVEAGVSAYIVDGLKKERMKPILDLCVSRFNAFAKLQDELDRTKHALEERKVIDRAKGILMKVKGLTEEEAYVLMRSTAMREKKKIGEIAQSILTASELLK
- a CDS encoding CmpA/NrtA family ABC transporter substrate-binding protein; its protein translation is MTTSLRIGFIPLVDAAALIVAADKGFAAAEGLDVTLVREVSWSNVRDKLNIGLFDAAHLLAPVAIASHLGLGHVKVPIAAPFNLGLNGNAITVSPALYAALMEELDGDRLDPMATARALARVVAKRRKSGAEPLTFGMTFPFSTHNYQLRFWMAAGGVDPDEDVQLVVLPPPYMVDSLANGHVDAFCVGAPWNSIAVDLGVGHILHFVSDILLSAVEKVLAVRQSWSEKHPDVVAALLRAHLRAAEFIEQPENRGEVARILAQPERLGVDASVIQRTLDGRLKVSPDGTMRESSRYLLVGREGAARPDPGQAAWLYAQMVRWGQTPYRPEALKAAMAVFRPDLYDAASGLPADTSNAIGAFAGPPFDPNDIPGHLAAFKIGRWKP